A genome region from Bufo gargarizans isolate SCDJY-AF-19 chromosome 2, ASM1485885v1, whole genome shotgun sequence includes the following:
- the TMPO gene encoding thymopoietin isoform X6, which produces MSEYLEDPSLLTKEKLKNELIANNIVLPSGEQRKEVYVQLYRKHLSSRNRATPEFSSDEEREATPVRSRGRPPGRKATKKTDKPTVEGKNESDITSLSNEALRDELLKYGVKPGPILDNTRKVYEQRLSKLKEQEEVVSVAPPVAELSTADNKQNGNTDSGHYSDNDEARTDLTFEPREPLRSKPKAQVTSRSKRQEQNETVEKSFIEERRDDRDILKEMFPNETSTPTGISASCRRPIKGAAGRPFNIQDYKDYKLEESYSSSKYILKHQPVVEEKTTKGKSGRSIPIWIKLLIFLILAVLAFFVYQAMETNEGNPFAKLLQGNPNISKDEN; this is translated from the exons ATGTCGGAATACTTAGAAGACCCCTCACTGCTCACCAAAGAGAAGCTGAAAAACGAACTAATAGCGAATAATATAGTTCTCCCGAGCGGGGAGCAGCGCAAAGAGGTCTACGTGCAGCTGTACCGCAAGCACCTGAGCTCCCGCAACCGAGCCACCCCGGAATTCTCCAGCGACGAGGAGCGGGAGGCCACCCCGGTGCGGAGCAGAGGACGGCCGCCGGGACGG AAGGCAACAAAGAAGACAGATAAACCAACTGTGGAAGGGAAGAACGAGTCGGACATAACTTCTCTCAGTAACGAGGCTCTCCGGGATGAACTGCTAAAGTATGGCGTGAAACCAGGTCCTATTTTAG ACAATACACGAAAAGTGTATGAGCAAAGGCTATCAAAGTTGAAAGAGCAAGAAGAGGTGGTGTCTGTAGCGCCCCCTGTAGCAGAGTTGTCAACCGCAGATAACAaacaaaatggaaatacggattcTGGACACTACAGTGACAATGACG AGGCCAGGACAGATCTGACATTTGAGCCTAGAGAGCCACTGAGGAGTAAACCAAAGGCTCAAGTAACATCTCGGTCCAAAAGGCAGGAACAAAATGAG ACTGTAGAAAAATCATTCATTGAAGAAAGGCGGGACGACCGAGATATTTTGAAGGAAATGTTTCCAAATGAGACTTCAACGCCTACAGGAATAAG TGCAAGTTGTCGTAGGCCGATCAAAGGAGCTGCAGGTCGACCTTTCAATATCCAAGATTACAAAGATTACAAATTGGAGGAAAGTTATTCTTCTTCTAAGTATATTTTAAAGCACCAACCAGTAGTTGAAGAGAAAACCACTAAAGGGAAAAGTGGACGGTCCATCCCCATTTGGATAAAGCTCCTTATATTTCTCATTTTGGCTGTGCTTGCATTCTTTGTCTACCAAGCTATGGAAACCAATGAAGGGAATCCTTTTGCGAAATTGCTCCAGGGCAACCCAAATATAAGCAAAGATGAAAACTGA
- the TMPO gene encoding thymopoietin isoform X4: MSEYLEDPSLLTKEKLKNELIANNIVLPSGEQRKEVYVQLYRKHLSSRNRATPEFSSDEEREATPVRSRGRPPGRKATKKTDKPTVEGKNESDITSLSNEALRDELLKYGVKPGPILDNTRKVYEQRLSKLKEQEEVVSVAPPVAELSTADNKQNGNTDSGHYSDNDEARTDLTFEPREPLRSKPKAQVTSRSKRQEQNESMSADAVSELPKTLESEKVGRLLAVSKESTKVTRRTPRKRVVAAEAIDDEHNSEAAPVAETVLASSNQTLANAVYSQFESRQIDYQVIDVQNVRHTDLSDLLNTAVIETVEKSFIEERRDDRDILKEMFPNETSTPTGISASCRRPIKGAAGRPFNIQDYKDYKLEESYSSSKYILKHQPVVEEKTTKGKSGRSIPIWIKLLIFLILAVLAFFVYQAMETNEGNPFAKLLQGNPNISKDEN, encoded by the exons ATGTCGGAATACTTAGAAGACCCCTCACTGCTCACCAAAGAGAAGCTGAAAAACGAACTAATAGCGAATAATATAGTTCTCCCGAGCGGGGAGCAGCGCAAAGAGGTCTACGTGCAGCTGTACCGCAAGCACCTGAGCTCCCGCAACCGAGCCACCCCGGAATTCTCCAGCGACGAGGAGCGGGAGGCCACCCCGGTGCGGAGCAGAGGACGGCCGCCGGGACGG AAGGCAACAAAGAAGACAGATAAACCAACTGTGGAAGGGAAGAACGAGTCGGACATAACTTCTCTCAGTAACGAGGCTCTCCGGGATGAACTGCTAAAGTATGGCGTGAAACCAGGTCCTATTTTAG ACAATACACGAAAAGTGTATGAGCAAAGGCTATCAAAGTTGAAAGAGCAAGAAGAGGTGGTGTCTGTAGCGCCCCCTGTAGCAGAGTTGTCAACCGCAGATAACAaacaaaatggaaatacggattcTGGACACTACAGTGACAATGACG AGGCCAGGACAGATCTGACATTTGAGCCTAGAGAGCCACTGAGGAGTAAACCAAAGGCTCAAGTAACATCTCGGTCCAAAAGGCAGGAACAAAATGAG AGCATGTCTGCTGATGCCGTTTCTGAGCTTCCAAAGACGTTGGAGTCTGAAAAAGTTGGTCGACTGCTTGCTGTTTCTAAAGAGTCCACAAAAGTAACAAGAAGAACACCAAGGAAGAGG GTGGTAGCTGCAGAAGCTATTGATGATGAACATAACTCTGAGGCTGCGCCTGTAGCCGAAACGGTATTGGCTTCAAGCAACCAAACTCTA GCTAATGCAGTATACTCTCAGTTTGAATCCCGTCAGATTGATTATCAG GTCATTGATGTTCAAAATGTTCGTCATACAGATCTAAGTGATCTTCTGAACACAGCAGTGATTGAG ACTGTAGAAAAATCATTCATTGAAGAAAGGCGGGACGACCGAGATATTTTGAAGGAAATGTTTCCAAATGAGACTTCAACGCCTACAGGAATAAG TGCAAGTTGTCGTAGGCCGATCAAAGGAGCTGCAGGTCGACCTTTCAATATCCAAGATTACAAAGATTACAAATTGGAGGAAAGTTATTCTTCTTCTAAGTATATTTTAAAGCACCAACCAGTAGTTGAAGAGAAAACCACTAAAGGGAAAAGTGGACGGTCCATCCCCATTTGGATAAAGCTCCTTATATTTCTCATTTTGGCTGTGCTTGCATTCTTTGTCTACCAAGCTATGGAAACCAATGAAGGGAATCCTTTTGCGAAATTGCTCCAGGGCAACCCAAATATAAGCAAAGATGAAAACTGA
- the TMPO gene encoding thymopoietin isoform X5 produces MSEYLEDPSLLTKEKLKNELIANNIVLPSGEQRKEVYVQLYRKHLSSRNRATPEFSSDEEREATPVRSRGRPPGRKATKKTDKPTVEGKNESDITSLSNEALRDELLKYGVKPGPILDNTRKVYEQRLSKLKEQEEVVSVAPPVAELSTADNKQNGNTDSGHYSDNDEARTDLTFEPREPLRSKPKAQVTSRSKRQEQNESMSADAVSELPKTLESEKVGRLLAVSKESTKVTRRTPRKRVVAAEAIDDEHNSEAAPVAETVLASSNQTLANAVYSQFESRQIDYQTVEKSFIEERRDDRDILKEMFPNETSTPTGISASCRRPIKGAAGRPFNIQDYKDYKLEESYSSSKYILKHQPVVEEKTTKGKSGRSIPIWIKLLIFLILAVLAFFVYQAMETNEGNPFAKLLQGNPNISKDEN; encoded by the exons ATGTCGGAATACTTAGAAGACCCCTCACTGCTCACCAAAGAGAAGCTGAAAAACGAACTAATAGCGAATAATATAGTTCTCCCGAGCGGGGAGCAGCGCAAAGAGGTCTACGTGCAGCTGTACCGCAAGCACCTGAGCTCCCGCAACCGAGCCACCCCGGAATTCTCCAGCGACGAGGAGCGGGAGGCCACCCCGGTGCGGAGCAGAGGACGGCCGCCGGGACGG AAGGCAACAAAGAAGACAGATAAACCAACTGTGGAAGGGAAGAACGAGTCGGACATAACTTCTCTCAGTAACGAGGCTCTCCGGGATGAACTGCTAAAGTATGGCGTGAAACCAGGTCCTATTTTAG ACAATACACGAAAAGTGTATGAGCAAAGGCTATCAAAGTTGAAAGAGCAAGAAGAGGTGGTGTCTGTAGCGCCCCCTGTAGCAGAGTTGTCAACCGCAGATAACAaacaaaatggaaatacggattcTGGACACTACAGTGACAATGACG AGGCCAGGACAGATCTGACATTTGAGCCTAGAGAGCCACTGAGGAGTAAACCAAAGGCTCAAGTAACATCTCGGTCCAAAAGGCAGGAACAAAATGAG AGCATGTCTGCTGATGCCGTTTCTGAGCTTCCAAAGACGTTGGAGTCTGAAAAAGTTGGTCGACTGCTTGCTGTTTCTAAAGAGTCCACAAAAGTAACAAGAAGAACACCAAGGAAGAGG GTGGTAGCTGCAGAAGCTATTGATGATGAACATAACTCTGAGGCTGCGCCTGTAGCCGAAACGGTATTGGCTTCAAGCAACCAAACTCTA GCTAATGCAGTATACTCTCAGTTTGAATCCCGTCAGATTGATTATCAG ACTGTAGAAAAATCATTCATTGAAGAAAGGCGGGACGACCGAGATATTTTGAAGGAAATGTTTCCAAATGAGACTTCAACGCCTACAGGAATAAG TGCAAGTTGTCGTAGGCCGATCAAAGGAGCTGCAGGTCGACCTTTCAATATCCAAGATTACAAAGATTACAAATTGGAGGAAAGTTATTCTTCTTCTAAGTATATTTTAAAGCACCAACCAGTAGTTGAAGAGAAAACCACTAAAGGGAAAAGTGGACGGTCCATCCCCATTTGGATAAAGCTCCTTATATTTCTCATTTTGGCTGTGCTTGCATTCTTTGTCTACCAAGCTATGGAAACCAATGAAGGGAATCCTTTTGCGAAATTGCTCCAGGGCAACCCAAATATAAGCAAAGATGAAAACTGA
- the TMPO gene encoding thymopoietin isoform X1: protein MSEYLEDPSLLTKEKLKNELIANNIVLPSGEQRKEVYVQLYRKHLSSRNRATPEFSSDEEREATPVRSRGRPPGRKATKKTDKPTVEGKNESDITSLSNEALRDELLKYGVKPGPILDNTRKVYEQRLSKLKEQEEVVSVAPPVAELSTADNKQNGNTDSGHYSDNDEARTDLTFEPREPLRSKPKAQVTSRSKRQEQNESMSADAVSELPKTLESEKVGRLLAVSKESTKVTRRTPRKRVVAAEAIDDEHNSEAAPVAETVLASSNQTLANAVYSQFESRQIDYQVIENFKHANALRSVSEFTDLSRRTPKKQLISEKVIDVQNVRHTDLSDLLNTAVIETVEKSFIEERRDDRDILKEMFPNETSTPTGISASCRRPIKGAAGRPFNIQDYKDYKLEESYSSSKYILKHQPVVEEKTTKGKSGRSIPIWIKLLIFLILAVLAFFVYQAMETNEGNPFAKLLQGNPNISKDEN, encoded by the exons ATGTCGGAATACTTAGAAGACCCCTCACTGCTCACCAAAGAGAAGCTGAAAAACGAACTAATAGCGAATAATATAGTTCTCCCGAGCGGGGAGCAGCGCAAAGAGGTCTACGTGCAGCTGTACCGCAAGCACCTGAGCTCCCGCAACCGAGCCACCCCGGAATTCTCCAGCGACGAGGAGCGGGAGGCCACCCCGGTGCGGAGCAGAGGACGGCCGCCGGGACGG AAGGCAACAAAGAAGACAGATAAACCAACTGTGGAAGGGAAGAACGAGTCGGACATAACTTCTCTCAGTAACGAGGCTCTCCGGGATGAACTGCTAAAGTATGGCGTGAAACCAGGTCCTATTTTAG ACAATACACGAAAAGTGTATGAGCAAAGGCTATCAAAGTTGAAAGAGCAAGAAGAGGTGGTGTCTGTAGCGCCCCCTGTAGCAGAGTTGTCAACCGCAGATAACAaacaaaatggaaatacggattcTGGACACTACAGTGACAATGACG AGGCCAGGACAGATCTGACATTTGAGCCTAGAGAGCCACTGAGGAGTAAACCAAAGGCTCAAGTAACATCTCGGTCCAAAAGGCAGGAACAAAATGAG AGCATGTCTGCTGATGCCGTTTCTGAGCTTCCAAAGACGTTGGAGTCTGAAAAAGTTGGTCGACTGCTTGCTGTTTCTAAAGAGTCCACAAAAGTAACAAGAAGAACACCAAGGAAGAGG GTGGTAGCTGCAGAAGCTATTGATGATGAACATAACTCTGAGGCTGCGCCTGTAGCCGAAACGGTATTGGCTTCAAGCAACCAAACTCTA GCTAATGCAGTATACTCTCAGTTTGAATCCCGTCAGATTGATTATCAGGTGATTGAGAATTTCAAGCATGCAAACGCTTTGCGATCAGTCAGTGAGTTCACAGATTTGTCAAGAAGGACCCCaaagaaacagctgatcagtgaaaAA GTCATTGATGTTCAAAATGTTCGTCATACAGATCTAAGTGATCTTCTGAACACAGCAGTGATTGAG ACTGTAGAAAAATCATTCATTGAAGAAAGGCGGGACGACCGAGATATTTTGAAGGAAATGTTTCCAAATGAGACTTCAACGCCTACAGGAATAAG TGCAAGTTGTCGTAGGCCGATCAAAGGAGCTGCAGGTCGACCTTTCAATATCCAAGATTACAAAGATTACAAATTGGAGGAAAGTTATTCTTCTTCTAAGTATATTTTAAAGCACCAACCAGTAGTTGAAGAGAAAACCACTAAAGGGAAAAGTGGACGGTCCATCCCCATTTGGATAAAGCTCCTTATATTTCTCATTTTGGCTGTGCTTGCATTCTTTGTCTACCAAGCTATGGAAACCAATGAAGGGAATCCTTTTGCGAAATTGCTCCAGGGCAACCCAAATATAAGCAAAGATGAAAACTGA
- the TMPO gene encoding thymopoietin isoform X3, whose product MSEYLEDPSLLTKEKLKNELIANNIVLPSGEQRKEVYVQLYRKHLSSRNRATPEFSSDEEREATPVRSRGRPPGRKATKKTDKPTVEGKNESDITSLSNEALRDELLKYGVKPGPILDNTRKVYEQRLSKLKEQEEVVSVAPPVAELSTADNKQNGNTDSGHYSDNDEARTDLTFEPREPLRSKPKAQVTSRSKRQEQNESMSADAVSELPKTLESEKVGRLLAVSKESTKVTRRTPRKRVVAAEAIDDEHNSEAAPVAETVLASSNQTLANAVYSQFESRQIDYQVIENFKHANALRSVSEFTDLSRRTPKKQLISEKTVEKSFIEERRDDRDILKEMFPNETSTPTGISASCRRPIKGAAGRPFNIQDYKDYKLEESYSSSKYILKHQPVVEEKTTKGKSGRSIPIWIKLLIFLILAVLAFFVYQAMETNEGNPFAKLLQGNPNISKDEN is encoded by the exons ATGTCGGAATACTTAGAAGACCCCTCACTGCTCACCAAAGAGAAGCTGAAAAACGAACTAATAGCGAATAATATAGTTCTCCCGAGCGGGGAGCAGCGCAAAGAGGTCTACGTGCAGCTGTACCGCAAGCACCTGAGCTCCCGCAACCGAGCCACCCCGGAATTCTCCAGCGACGAGGAGCGGGAGGCCACCCCGGTGCGGAGCAGAGGACGGCCGCCGGGACGG AAGGCAACAAAGAAGACAGATAAACCAACTGTGGAAGGGAAGAACGAGTCGGACATAACTTCTCTCAGTAACGAGGCTCTCCGGGATGAACTGCTAAAGTATGGCGTGAAACCAGGTCCTATTTTAG ACAATACACGAAAAGTGTATGAGCAAAGGCTATCAAAGTTGAAAGAGCAAGAAGAGGTGGTGTCTGTAGCGCCCCCTGTAGCAGAGTTGTCAACCGCAGATAACAaacaaaatggaaatacggattcTGGACACTACAGTGACAATGACG AGGCCAGGACAGATCTGACATTTGAGCCTAGAGAGCCACTGAGGAGTAAACCAAAGGCTCAAGTAACATCTCGGTCCAAAAGGCAGGAACAAAATGAG AGCATGTCTGCTGATGCCGTTTCTGAGCTTCCAAAGACGTTGGAGTCTGAAAAAGTTGGTCGACTGCTTGCTGTTTCTAAAGAGTCCACAAAAGTAACAAGAAGAACACCAAGGAAGAGG GTGGTAGCTGCAGAAGCTATTGATGATGAACATAACTCTGAGGCTGCGCCTGTAGCCGAAACGGTATTGGCTTCAAGCAACCAAACTCTA GCTAATGCAGTATACTCTCAGTTTGAATCCCGTCAGATTGATTATCAGGTGATTGAGAATTTCAAGCATGCAAACGCTTTGCGATCAGTCAGTGAGTTCACAGATTTGTCAAGAAGGACCCCaaagaaacagctgatcagtgaaaAA ACTGTAGAAAAATCATTCATTGAAGAAAGGCGGGACGACCGAGATATTTTGAAGGAAATGTTTCCAAATGAGACTTCAACGCCTACAGGAATAAG TGCAAGTTGTCGTAGGCCGATCAAAGGAGCTGCAGGTCGACCTTTCAATATCCAAGATTACAAAGATTACAAATTGGAGGAAAGTTATTCTTCTTCTAAGTATATTTTAAAGCACCAACCAGTAGTTGAAGAGAAAACCACTAAAGGGAAAAGTGGACGGTCCATCCCCATTTGGATAAAGCTCCTTATATTTCTCATTTTGGCTGTGCTTGCATTCTTTGTCTACCAAGCTATGGAAACCAATGAAGGGAATCCTTTTGCGAAATTGCTCCAGGGCAACCCAAATATAAGCAAAGATGAAAACTGA
- the TMPO gene encoding thymopoietin isoform X2 — translation MSEYLEDPSLLTKEKLKNELIANNIVLPSGEQRKEVYVQLYRKHLSSRNRATPEFSSDEEREATPVRSRGRPPGRATKKTDKPTVEGKNESDITSLSNEALRDELLKYGVKPGPILDNTRKVYEQRLSKLKEQEEVVSVAPPVAELSTADNKQNGNTDSGHYSDNDEARTDLTFEPREPLRSKPKAQVTSRSKRQEQNESMSADAVSELPKTLESEKVGRLLAVSKESTKVTRRTPRKRVVAAEAIDDEHNSEAAPVAETVLASSNQTLANAVYSQFESRQIDYQVIENFKHANALRSVSEFTDLSRRTPKKQLISEKVIDVQNVRHTDLSDLLNTAVIETVEKSFIEERRDDRDILKEMFPNETSTPTGISASCRRPIKGAAGRPFNIQDYKDYKLEESYSSSKYILKHQPVVEEKTTKGKSGRSIPIWIKLLIFLILAVLAFFVYQAMETNEGNPFAKLLQGNPNISKDEN, via the exons ATGTCGGAATACTTAGAAGACCCCTCACTGCTCACCAAAGAGAAGCTGAAAAACGAACTAATAGCGAATAATATAGTTCTCCCGAGCGGGGAGCAGCGCAAAGAGGTCTACGTGCAGCTGTACCGCAAGCACCTGAGCTCCCGCAACCGAGCCACCCCGGAATTCTCCAGCGACGAGGAGCGGGAGGCCACCCCGGTGCGGAGCAGAGGACGGCCGCCGGGACGG GCAACAAAGAAGACAGATAAACCAACTGTGGAAGGGAAGAACGAGTCGGACATAACTTCTCTCAGTAACGAGGCTCTCCGGGATGAACTGCTAAAGTATGGCGTGAAACCAGGTCCTATTTTAG ACAATACACGAAAAGTGTATGAGCAAAGGCTATCAAAGTTGAAAGAGCAAGAAGAGGTGGTGTCTGTAGCGCCCCCTGTAGCAGAGTTGTCAACCGCAGATAACAaacaaaatggaaatacggattcTGGACACTACAGTGACAATGACG AGGCCAGGACAGATCTGACATTTGAGCCTAGAGAGCCACTGAGGAGTAAACCAAAGGCTCAAGTAACATCTCGGTCCAAAAGGCAGGAACAAAATGAG AGCATGTCTGCTGATGCCGTTTCTGAGCTTCCAAAGACGTTGGAGTCTGAAAAAGTTGGTCGACTGCTTGCTGTTTCTAAAGAGTCCACAAAAGTAACAAGAAGAACACCAAGGAAGAGG GTGGTAGCTGCAGAAGCTATTGATGATGAACATAACTCTGAGGCTGCGCCTGTAGCCGAAACGGTATTGGCTTCAAGCAACCAAACTCTA GCTAATGCAGTATACTCTCAGTTTGAATCCCGTCAGATTGATTATCAGGTGATTGAGAATTTCAAGCATGCAAACGCTTTGCGATCAGTCAGTGAGTTCACAGATTTGTCAAGAAGGACCCCaaagaaacagctgatcagtgaaaAA GTCATTGATGTTCAAAATGTTCGTCATACAGATCTAAGTGATCTTCTGAACACAGCAGTGATTGAG ACTGTAGAAAAATCATTCATTGAAGAAAGGCGGGACGACCGAGATATTTTGAAGGAAATGTTTCCAAATGAGACTTCAACGCCTACAGGAATAAG TGCAAGTTGTCGTAGGCCGATCAAAGGAGCTGCAGGTCGACCTTTCAATATCCAAGATTACAAAGATTACAAATTGGAGGAAAGTTATTCTTCTTCTAAGTATATTTTAAAGCACCAACCAGTAGTTGAAGAGAAAACCACTAAAGGGAAAAGTGGACGGTCCATCCCCATTTGGATAAAGCTCCTTATATTTCTCATTTTGGCTGTGCTTGCATTCTTTGTCTACCAAGCTATGGAAACCAATGAAGGGAATCCTTTTGCGAAATTGCTCCAGGGCAACCCAAATATAAGCAAAGATGAAAACTGA